The following proteins come from a genomic window of Microtus ochrogaster isolate Prairie Vole_2 unplaced genomic scaffold, MicOch1.0 UNK1, whole genome shotgun sequence:
- the Csgalnact2 gene encoding chondroitin sulfate N-acetylgalactosaminyltransferase 2: MSRRGPILHSRTQWLLLGLALLFSLVLFMYLLECAPQTDGNASLPGVVRENYGKEYYQALLQEQEEHYQTRATSLKRQIAQLKQELQEMSEKMRSLQEKKNIGANGIGYQGNREQTPSDLLEFLHSQIDRAEVSVGAKLPSEYGVVPFESFTLMKVFQLEMGLTRHPEEKPVRKDKRDELVEVIEAGLEVINNPDEDDEQEDEEGPLGEKLIFNENDFIEGYYRTERDKGTQYELFFKKADLMEYRHVTLFRPFGPLMKVKNEMIDIARSVINIIVPLAERTEAFSQFMQNFRDVCIHQDKRIHLTVVYFGKEGLSKVKSILESITSESNFHNYTLISLNEEFNRGRGLNVGARAWDKGEVLMFFCDVDIYFSAEFLNSCRLNAEPGKKVFYPVVFSLYNPAIVYANQDLPPPVEQQLVHKKDSGFWRDFGFGMTCQYQSDFLNVGGFDLEVKGWGGEDVHLYRKYLHGDLIVIRTPVPGLFHLWHEKHCADELTPEQYRMCIQSKAMNEASHSHLGMMVFREEIEMHLRKQAYRTNSDAAG, encoded by the exons ATGTCTAGAAGAGGACCGATTCTTCACAGCCGGACCCAGTGGCTGCTGTTGGGCCTTGCTTTGCTCTTCAGTTTAGTATTATTTATGTACCTCCTGGAATGTGCCCCTCAGACTGATGGAAATGCATCTCTTCCTGGTGTTGTTAGAGAAAATTATGGTAAAGAATATTACCAGGCCCTCCTACAGGAGCAAGAAGAACATTACCAAACCAGGGCAACCAGTCTGAAACGCCAAATTGCCCAgctaaagcaagaattacaagaAATGAGTGAGAAGATGAGATCAttgcaagagaaaaagaatatagggGCTAACGGCATAGGCTATCAAGGCAACAGAGAGCAGACACCTAGTGATCTCTTAGAGTTTCTTCATTCTCAGATCGACAGAGCTGAAGTTAGCGTAGGAGCCAAACTACCCAGTGAGTATGGAGTCGTTCCCTTTGAAAGCTTTACTTTAATGAAAGTATTTCAGTTGGAAATGGGTCTCACTCGCCATCCTGAAGAAAAGCCAGTTAGGAAAGACAAACGAGATGAATTGGTAGAAGTTATTGAAGCTGGCTTGGAGGTCATTAATAATCCTGATGAAGATGATgaacaggaagatgaggagggtCCTCTTGGAGAGAAACtgatatttaatgaaaatgacttCATAGAAG GCTATTATCGCACTGAGAGAGATAAAGGCACACAGTATGAACTCTTTTTTAAGAAAGCAGACCTTATGGAATACAGACATGTGACCCTCTTCCGCCCTTTTGGACCGCTCATGAAAGTGAAGAATGAGATGATTGACATTGCAAGATCAGTTATTAATATCATTGTGCCACTGGCTGAAAGGACTGAAGCGTTTTCACAGTTCATGCAGAACTTCAG AGATGTTTGCATTCATCAAGACAAGAGGATTCATCTCACAGTTGTATATTTTGGGAAAGAAGGACTGTCTAAAGTCAAGTCTATCCTAGAATCTATCACAAG TGAGTCTAATTTTCACAATTACACCTTGATCTCTCTGAATGAAGAATTTAATCGTGGACGAGGACTAAATGTGGGTGCCCGAGCTTGGGACAAGGGAGAAGTCTTGATGTTTTTCTGCGATGTTGATATATATTTCTCAGCCGAGTTCCTTAACAGCTGCCGGTTAAATGCTGAGCCAG gtaAAAAGGTGTTTTATCCTGTCGTGTTCAGTCTTTACAATCCTGCCATCGTTTATGCCAACCAGGATCTGCCACCCCCAGTGGAGCAGCAGCTG GTTCATAAAAAGGATTCTGGTTTTTGGAGAGATTTTGGCTTTGGGATGACTTGTCAGTATCAATCAGATTTCCTGAACGTTG GTGGATTCGACTTGGAAGTAAAAGGCTGGGGTGGAGAAGATGTCCATCTCTACCGGAAATACTTACATGGTGATCTCATTGTGATTCGGACTCCAGTTCCTGGTCTTTTCCACCTCTGGCATGAGAAACACTGTGCAGATGAGCTGACACCCGAGCAGTACCGGATGTGCATCCAGTCCAAAGCCATGAACGAGGCTTCTCACTCCCACCTGGGAATGATGGTCTTTAGGGAGGAAATAGAGATGCATCTTCGCAAACAGGCGTACAGAACAAACAGTGACGCTGCTGGGTGA